From the Malassezia vespertilionis chromosome 5, complete sequence genome, the window CTCGTACACGTTGGACATTTTCAgcctcggcgtgctgcttTACTCGCTCGCCACTGGCGTAGAGCCAAGCAAGCGGGTCCGGAGTATcatggcgatgcgccagcgccagtcGCTTTTTTTTCACTCGGAGGAGGACGACCGGATCGAGCGCTTGTCTGTGCAGGGGTGTGAGCAGCAAGATTatgcactgcgcacacCGTCTCCGTGTCCTTCTAGCAGCGTGGAATCTTCGCCCAAGCTGGAGCACTTGCCGCAATGGTCTATTGACCGACTGCTCGATCCTTCGCCAGTTCCGCACGGCGTCATTCATCGCTCAACAGATCGTTCGTCTCGCAGATCGGGAGACACTACACTGCACTTACCTGTCTCGCGGAGCACATCCTTGCACTTGGCATCCAAGTCGGGGCTCCCCTCAGGATTAAGCAGGTGCAGCTCGGTGCGCGAAGAAACGACGGGGAAGATCTGGTCTCACGGGCTTGAACCGCTGCGGACAACCACGCACGCCCCATACAATGGTGAAGAGGCTGTGCCTAATACACCACCCATGCGCTCTGTACATCTCAATGCCACGTCCTCTCCGTGTGATTTGAACGTGTCGCTGGACTACACGGGACGCTATGTTGACGGCGCACCAGCACTCATCCTCCCGGGGGGCGGCCGTCTTCCTGATACGCTTCGCGATCTAATCAAGTCTATGGTGTCACCCATTCCAGAGAAACGGCCCAGTGCTGCCcaggtgctgcgcaccttgcaAGCGGCCGCGCCGTAGCCAACCCTGTATTTGTAGCGTCTTTCTTTTGTCACGTGATTGAAACGttgttgcgccgccgtgcgctcgtTGCAGCGGCCATGTACTTGCTTGGTGCGCATTTGCCGGACCATAAGTTGGTGCGCGTACGTATTCCTCGGCTCCACTTATACAGATTGCGCTTACTACGTTTTACGGGATCTCATACGAGaccgcacgccgcgtttgtgcgcggATCCAAGTGCATGAGCGCGCTACCGTTTCTTCCTTGACAGAAGAACAGATCACATCGTTGTCTGCATACCTCTCTTCGCCTGGTCTTATTCCTGCGCGGTCCAATACGCCGACCAAGGCCACTGTGGATGCcccgcagcagcgtgcaagAGTGTCCGAGACACAGGACGGGCGCGATTTGCCTCCTTCAGAGCGTCCGCAAGCGTCTGCCGACCCGCTGCGTTCGATCCTGATCGAAGGGGATCTGCGGAGAGACCGCCTTGCGAATATTGCGCATCACCGCTCTATCGGCACGTACAAagggcggcggcatgcagGTGGATTTCCTGTGCGGGGCCAGCGAACGCAACGCAATGCACtcactgcgcgccgcctgaACCGCTTGGAGCGTCGTCAGTACTCTACAGGGGCTGGTCCGCTCACGATGTTGCTTGCTCCGCTtgccaatgcgcgcttccAATAATGGAAGAAGGGTTGGCGGTGACGGTGTAGCGGCCAGCCTCGCTTCTTGCGTCCCTGAACGCAGAAAAAGCACACAATGTCCCTCGAACTCCTCCTTTCGCAGTATATTGTCTGTTTCATAGTACAAATGAGAGATGGTACATGACCGAGACTACGATCGTGCATACAGCAAGAAATGGCGACCACGCCGCGATCCACAAACTGGAGGCGAGTGATATATATATAAACAAGTGTCATACGTGACACGGCGTACTGAACCAACGAGCTTGCTGCTTTTGTTTAGAAAAGCGCACAGGCTAAAACAGGTCCTGGTGGTCAGCGCCATGCATCGACATACCTCGAGCGTCAGCTGCTTTGCAACGTCGGTATTGTTCACCATTTCAAGAAACTCGAAGAAATCAAGCTTCCCATCCCCATTCTTGTCCGCTTCCATAATGGTTTTATCCACAAtctgctgcagctgctggtCTTTCAAGTTTCCGCCAACCATCATTTTCAGCACAAGAAACAGCTCGCCGTTCGAGATGTACCCGTCACGGTCGATGTCGTACACTTTAAACACGACTGTAGGTAAGAATCCGCCTTGAATACATACACCGTAACTTCTCTTCGCGCGAACCTTGGCTGCTGAACACACTCAGGCCGTACACAAACTCTTGGAAATCCACAGATCCACTGCCATCTGCGTCAAAGATGGAAatcaagcgctgcgccagcggGTTATTCGCAATCGTTGGCAGCGACAGAAACTCGTCGCGGTCAATAGAGCCGGACCCGTCCCGGTCGAGCTTCAAGAACCGTTTCTTTAGCCGCTGGATCTCTGGAGCAGAGACTAATGTTAGTGCAGTATACTACGTACAGTTCGTCTGCTGCTCCATGTcattgagcagctgcgagCCTTGCTGTCCCATGGCGCTGCGAGTAAGCTGCGCCCTGCCGCAGGGCGCACTTTTCGATCACGTGGAGATCGACGCACCAGCGCTTACGCCAGCCACCAGCCAACGCGACGAACCACCATGGACGCAAAAGACCTGACCTCGCGCCTGAAGAAGGGCGAAGTCGACCTTGGTGTATGTATGCGTGTTGTGCACTGACAGCAGACCTCAATCATGGCCGTCAAGTTTGATGGCGGTGTCGTGATCGGCGCTGattcgcgcacgacgaTGGGCGCGTACATTGTGCGTATTTGACCTGCTAACAACGACAGGCAAACCGCGTCACCGACAAGCTCACGCACATATCTGACCGTGTCTACTGCTGCCGCTCCGGATCTGCCGCAGATACGCAGGCACTGGCCGACGTGGTCACGTACCATTTGCAGCTGTACAACGTGACGCAAGGCGAGCAGCCTTCCACCTCGATCGCCGCCAACTTGTTCCAGGAGCTTATATACCAAAACAAGGATCGTCTTAGTGCTGGTATTATCGTTGCTGGCTGGGATAAGCGGCACGGAGGGCGCGTGTacaatgtgccgctcgGCGGTGGCGTGTTTGAGCAGCCATGGGCAATCggtggctctggctctACGTATATTTACGGCTACTGCGACTCTACATGGCGTCCTAACTGGGACCAGGACCAAACACTGGAGTTTGTCAAGAATGCACTGAGCcttgcgatgcgccgcgacggtTCGTCCGGCGGCACGATTCGCATGGCCGTCATCACCGAGGAcggcgtccagcgccaCTTTATTCCGGGCGACAAACTGCCTGAGCTTGCTGCCATGGAGGTGTAGTGAGACGCAATATATATCATGAATCTATAAAGATAGAGGAAAGTATACGTTCAGCATGTGGAGATGGTTAAAAGTAGGCGTTCAGATCGTAGGCCTCGCCAGGCTTGGGTTTTGCTTTGGTgggtgcatttgcgcggGCATTGCGTTTCGCAGTGAGCGGCTCTGGCTCGTCCATTTCTTCGTCGCTGTCTGAAGCTTTTATATCGTCGTCCGCATCGATCAGCTCTTCCACCTCTTCTTCGTCATCGCTGGCATATACAGGTACATCTTCCTCCTCCGTCTctgcctcgtcctcgtcctcggGGAGGGGCGCAAACGATAGTGCCTCTTCTTCCAATGGGCCGTGCTCCAAGGGCGTCAAGCGGAGCTCGTGCGCGGAGCGCTGTTCACGCCATTGCCTGCGGGGGAGCACGACACCAGCAAGGTGTGCGACCTTCTTCTCAGCCTCGCTCCAGCGTGCCTTGTCTGCCTTGGAGCCCTGGGCCTGGACCGCTTTGGCGCTATCGAGTGGTTTTGCGTAATATCCAAATCCGTCCTGTGACCAGTCGCGGagcaaaatgcgcgcagcacccgTCGCATCAGGGACGCCATGTCGCTTCAAACGGCCCACGGAACGTGCAACACTAATCAAGAACTGTTGCGTGTCCGCCTGTGCCTTTTCGTCCAGACGCCGAGACTGTTCGAGAAGAACATCTTCCACAGGCGCATCATCCGACGCCGTCACCGGAACAGGAACAAAAGAGCCAAACGCGGGAATACTGTACTTTAGCATGAGATCCTCGGggtgggcggcgcgctccaaaaATACGCGCACAAGTGCGGACGGGTCCTTGAAACGCTGCATTTTCCCTTGGTTCCGCATAAGAATCCAACGCAGCTTGTTTCGAGCCGTTTCCATCTGCGCCAATGCCAGCGCAGGATCTTCTCTTTCTTCTTCGCTttcatcgtcgtcgtccacTGGCAATGGCGAAGACGACGGTACTAGAGCAGGCGTATCAAACACTTGCTCCTGCCCACCGCGTTGCTCAAACGTGCCTTGCAGTGCAGTCGCTACCGCCGATTTTCCCACATGCTGCAAACCCAGCACAGCAACAGCGGCACCCTTGACGAGGGGCTGCAAAAAGTTTGCGAGGACATCGATGCCCCGACTCTCCTCCCACTGTGCAGACGGCACACAAACTGGGAACGCAGCATGACCCTGCACAAGCAGTCGGTATAGCCATGCGGTAAGCACTTCTGCAGGTACTAAATCTGCTTTGTTCAGGACATAGACCAGCGCCGGGCTCTTTTTGGACATGCTTTGCTCCAGCCATGCACTACGGAACGTGGAGGGATCGCGTGCATCCAACACAAAcacaagcgcctcgacTTTGTCGCGGTTTGCGACCAAAGTGTTCAGCGGggagcgcagcatggctGCATATGGTACATGCATCGGCGCCTCGTCTGCCTCCTCCACGGCCTCTTCGActtccgcctcgtcgtccataTCGTCTGTCtcctcggcatcgcgcacgtccggtcgcgccatgcgctcctcggcagCTAAACGACGCTTTTCATCGATTTCGTTCAACAGTTCCTCCTTGTAGGGAAAACTATTCGGAATGCCAGGATCCTGACGGCGTCCTGGGGTCAGCACTTTCTCGATTACATACGTGATTTCCATTGGGGGTTCCGCTTAGCATCGCGCCGTTGTTTCCGTTGATGCTCTTTGACCTTCTTCTGAACCTTGACACGCTGCTTGGTGGATTGCCGCTTCGACTCTTTCTTCCGAATGCGTCCCATGGTGCCTAaccaagctgcgcaggcggcgaaattttttttttgcgcatgAGCACGTGGCCCTTGTCCGTGCGCGTACTTTTTCCCCATGCAcctcgcagcgctgcagcgcgagggCGAAGCGCCAACGGTTGCTGCATCGATACTGGAGCATGGAGTATGGACTCTGTGTGTAGCACAGCAAGCAGGTATACGTAGCCAACGTGCCCGCTGGTGGATGCATTCATGGGATGCACGAGCGCTCGAAACATACGCTGTACGTGTGCCCCCTACTGACAAAGACCTCGATGAACGACCATGTCGAGTCGCTGCTATCGCGTGTAGCGCGTGTATGGAGCAGCCATACGATACACGTCACATTTGAGGACGAAGAAACGCCTGATGAAGACGCACCTGCTCCTGCACATGCAAAAGAAACGTGCGTGCTGGAAatcgagcatggcgcacGCAAAGGCGCACTGACAGTGATGCTTACGCCTGTGAGTGATCAGCAAGGCGCGTACTATGGAGCACGAATTctggcgtgcgctgcagctgaTGATACCCAAACGGAGCGCGTAGCAGCACTCGAACTTGCCCTTCAAGCGGCTCAACACGCCTTGGACCGCGAGCGAGAAAAGTACCGTGCCCTGCTATCCGCCGATACAAAGAATAAAGTCAAATACTCGCGCAATTCGATCGTAAATCCCGGCCGGATCAAGCGGCGTAAGGATGTGGGTGGGTTCGAGGGAAATTAATACAAGTACGATGCGATAGCAATGGATGCTCTATTCACTTCGCCGCCTTGGCCAATGCcacgtcgcgctctttACGGAGCTGCTCCATCGCAGTCTCCAGTTCATCTTCCCTGAAGATGCGAGACTCGACAAGtgcctcgagctcggcaatcTCTTTGGCGTGGGCTTCGGTCTGCTCCTTGTGCTTGGACtcgagcgcgtggagctttgcaagcgcatTCTCGTTGGATTCCGCAGGTGCCTTTTGCTCCAACTCCAAGGTGAGCCGCGCTACATTGGCTTGCAGTGCGTGGATTTCTTCCTGGGAATTGTCTACGCTCGGGACAGTCCGCAAAGTTTCAATTTctgcacgctcgcgctcgagcgccatCTTGCACTCCTCAACCACCTTGTGCAGTTTGGCAATTTCATCTGTTGCATTCAGCGTCGCATTTGCATGCTCCTGTGCCTCGGCCTTAGCTTTCTCGACTTGCTCCTGCAGCGATCTGAGCGCGGTGTCGTGCTCCTGGTTTGCAGACGTGTGAGCAGCACGGTCATTCTCTGCTGCAAATCGCGCTTCGTTCAGCTCCCCTTCCAGGCGCTCTGCCTTGACTGTGAGGTGCTGGacctgctcgcgcaagcTTGTCATATCGATATCAGTAGCCGATAAACTCGTGTCCTTGTTCTGATTCTGGGGGTCGGTGAGCTGTGCCTCGAGTTGCTGAAGGTGCGTTCGCAAACCTTGCTGCTCCTTCGCCGCGAGTTCCAGCTGGTGTTCGTATACACTGATCGTCTCCTGTCCCGCGCCTTTTAGCTCTTCAATGTTGCCCAGCAGCTCGTCTCGTTCTTGGGCCCATTCTGTGATCATTTGCTCCATCTTTGCATGCAAGTCGTCAGCGTGAGGCACAGCAGATTGTGCATCCCTTACTGCGAGCTCAAGCGCCTGGATCCTTGCGTCCGCTTCCGAGGCCTGCAACCGAAGCGCCTCGCTGTGCTCCTCACGCACGGCAAACAACTCGCGTTCCATGTTTTTCGCATGCTCGTCCTCCAACGACGCAATCTTTTTCTTCGCCGTGGTAAGCTCGACATGCAGCTTGGTATACTCCGTTTGTGACTCGCCAGCATCGAGCGACATTTGCTCCAGCaacgtgcgccgcttcccaGACAGCTCCTCGTCTGCGCTCTTGAGCTGCTGAGGCATCGGCTCCTCGTCAAAGTGAAAGTTGTTGGCCCGAGGAGGCAACAtggacgtgcgcagcgagcttGCAGGACAGACGTGTGCGGCTGCAGATGTTGGACGGCGCATCACGCGTGAAACAGACGACGTGAGTGGAGTCTGCGGCTTTGCAAACTGGCCACTAGCCTGCGAGAGGCGCGGCAGGGGCGGGCCATTCAGCGTGCGCGTTCCTagcggtgcgccgccgatactgcggcgcggcaatgaACGTGTGGgtgtcgcggcgcttggcgacGGTaacggcacgccgctgtACCGCGGTCGCAGCGATCCccgcgcggcggaagcAGGCCGCTCCTCTGTGCGGCTTATGCTTCGTGATAAAGACGACGGGGGCCGTGCAGTTGCGCTGTTTGGACGCGTGCCGCTAGCAGCAACAAGTTTCGACGCAGGCCCAAACACGCCGTTATTTGGGACGGTTGCAAAGTACTGCACACCTTCAATTGTGCCGTCATTCTTGCCGCGGCCCGCGCTGCTCCCTATAAGCTCGAGACCTGCAAAGCGGCCCTCGCGGCCGTGCACTGGCCCCAAATACCGCAACACGCCCACCAACTCGCTGCCTTGCAGCTGCACCATATCTCCAATCTCCCAGCTCCGCTGCTTAAATGGAGTTGTGGCGCCCTGCCGCGAGATAGTGCGGGGAAATGAttgccgcggcgtccgCTGCGGAGTGCTCATCGCGCGAGACAATCTGTGTTGCTGTGCCAATCCCAATCAACAATCCAACACGTGACTGGCGCGTACTGCTGTGCCTTTGTACGCGGGGATCGTTGCTTTGTTGCACACCATGGGATCTCCGCAGCGCGACTTTCGCGATGCGGGTGATGAAGCGCGGCATTGGAAGGCGCAGGTGCGGCAGATGCAGGAGGCATTGCACGATGCCGAGGCCGGCCTGCAAGAGTTCATGGAATCCAGCAAGGAACTCGAGACggagctcgaggcggaCATTGCGCAGAGCACCAAGCGCGCAGAAAATTTACGCGCGGAGAATGAGTCGCTGCGATGCGATGTAGACGAGTGGCGTGTACGTGAGTCGGGCACTGACACCAGTCCAAATACCAAAAATCCATCACGGAGCACAACTCGACATTGGCCGATATGCATCGCGAGCtcgcgatgctgcgcgaatCGCACAATGCATACAAAAGCAAGCTACGGGATATGGAACTCGATAATGACGAGCTTGAAAATGCAGAGCGGTGCGTGGGCAACTGCTAACCCCAGGATGATCAATACGACGCTCGTAGACATGGAAATTCGGTACAACCAGGCGGTCGAACGCAccgccgagctcgagtcCGAGCTGCAGACGAAAGCGCGGCTCGAAGAGGAGAACCAGCGACTAAAGGATCTGGTGCGCGATATGCAAGAAGAGATGGACGTGCTCAAGGACCGTACACAAACGCTTCATCCACACGTTCACACAGAGGCGCTGACGCTCGGTGACCTGGTCGTtcaccgcgcgcctcggcgcggcgttgcaAAAGGCGGTACGTTGGACCGTTTGCGCGAGCacatgcagcagctgcagctgcgcttgcaaacggcgcagAGTGCACCTTTCGCGTCTCGCGCAGAACGGAGTGCATTGCCCCGTCCTCGCTCAAGTTTATCGGCGAGCACAAATGGTGCTGCgtcgccatggcgcagcacaacaCCGATGGggcacgcgccgatgcgcccaGAGCGCCCAGAGACTCCGAGTGCGCTCACAAGAgacgagcgccgcaaatcCAATAGCTTTATTCCCGTGCCGGCCACTGGTCTCGCCCGGTCTCaatcgcgcacgcgcaccTCGTCGCGGCTTTCGATTGCGCCAGAGACATCGCCGTCGGCTGGGATGCCGTATGGGTTCATGGGCACGGACCCTGCCATGTCGCCGGTTGCTGCTACGCGGCGTGCGaatcttgcgcggcgccggagCATGGGCCCCACAGGAGTGTCGAAAGCTGCACTGCCatcggtgcgtgcgccgtcgccaaGTAAATTGCGTGCCTCGCCGACCAAGCCAGGGCAAGTCCCATGGCGCTGATGCAGTAGGCAGAGACGTGAGTAGGTGGGCCAAAGCCTTTCAGGCCAGTACTGTACAGGTCCTAATGAGTATCATTGACTATGCATGCTCATGCCACGTCCTACCGAGGAACCTGTTTCACATACACGGGCAAGAGACTCGCGGAGTGCTGCGATGTGCTGCGATAACGAGGCATATACATCGCAGCGGCCTCGTCTTGGTACGCGTCAGTGGGCGAGTCTATAGCATGCGGCGCCTCTGGGAGCGGCCCATGTCGGCTAGCGTGCGGCGTCGTATTtgcaagcggcgtgccttcGCCATGTGTCGGTGTGCTGTGCACGGGAAGCAAATTGGCGCCGTTCAGAGCAGAGTTTCTGCGGATTGTGCCGCTccttggcgtgccgcgctgctccggTGCAAAAGGCTCCATCACGACGCTAAAGTGGCCGGTATTTGGCGCAAAGGTTGGGTTGTACGTTGCGGTATTTGATGCCAACGGCGTAGCTGTACTCCAAGTCCATGCATCGTGCTCTTGCTGTGGGTATCCATGGGGGTAGGCCTGGGCGGGATGCGGATTAGGAATAGAATTGGAATACGTTTGCGGTGGTGCGCCTGTATGCACTGCCATTGCGTCTGGCCTGTTGTGGTATGCATGCGACGAGTCGCCGTAGAATTCGTAGTAGGTATCTTCTTGTGCGTTTGGTACGCCCGTGCTTGGCACCTGGGCTTCGGCATGGGGCAGTTCGGGATACAAGCGCGGATCGCTCATGTGCGGAGGCCGAAACGGCCCCGTAAATGTCTCGCCCGTGATAAACGGATGGAGGCGGGCTTGTTGCGGCGTCCAGCGCTGAATAGGATCGAGGTTCAGGAGCCCCGCGACAAAATCCGtaagcgcggcgcggttcGCCATTTCCTTGTCCGTATCTGCAGCCCGtccgctgcggcgcgaaagTGGTGCGAGGCGTATAATTTCCGGAAGGGTCCTGCCCGGGAAGTACTGCTTGCTCGCCTGCTCATGGACTCTGTGCTCGCGCGAGTACTGATCCATGGGCTTGGGCGCGTAGTTCGGGCGTCCATATGCGTCGAGATGCACGTTGAAAAACTCCCTGCTCTGGCGCCCATTTTCCAGCATAAAGTCGGGCGGGAGGCCGAGCATGTCGACGATCCTGCTAATCTGATTGTACTCCGACGTGCCGGGAAAGAGGGGGAGCCCGAGAAAGAGCTCTGCAGCAATGCACCCCAACGACCACATATCGATCGAAGAGTTGTACGAGAGGCCCAATAGCACTTCTGGCGAGCGGTAAAAGCGTGACTGGATATACGTGTATACCGTTTGCTGCTCGTGGCATGCCGAGCCAAAGTCGACAAGTTtgatgctcggcgcctcgagcgtgcgcagcaagataTTTTCCGGCTTGAGATCGCAGTGGATCAGACGCGCGTCCTTGAGAACGACCAGCGCGTCAAGGAGCTGTGTGATGAACACACGCACGAGCGAAGTACTTAGGCCACGGAACGAATTCTGCTTGATGAGCTCGTACAGATTAGACGAGAGCAACTCAAACACGAGGCACAGGTGCTTGGCGTGGGTGAATgtgtgctgcagg encodes:
- a CDS encoding uncharacterized protein (COG:J; EggNog:ENOG503P3ZS); translated protein: MYLLGAHLPDHKLVRIALTTFYGISYETARRVCARIQVHERATVSSLTEEQITSLSAYLSSPGLIPARSNTPTKATVDAPQQRARVSETQDGRDLPPSERPQASADPLRSILIEGDLRRDRLANIAHHRSIGTYKGRRHAGGFPVRGQRTQRNALTARRLNRLERRQYSTGAGPLTMLLAPLANARFQ
- the CNB1 gene encoding Calcineurin subunit B (EggNog:ENOG503P06Y; COG:T); the encoded protein is MGQQGSQLLNDMEQQTNFSAPEIQRLKKRFLKLDRDGSGSIDRDEFLSLPTIANNPLAQRLISIFDADGSGSVDFQEFVYGLSVFSSQGSREEKLRFVFKVYDIDRDGYISNGELFLVLKMMVGGNLKDQQLQQIVDKTIMEADKNGDGKLDFFEFLEMVNNTDVAKQLTLEDLF
- the PRE3 gene encoding proteasome endopeptidase complex (EggNog:ENOG503NVT2; COG:O; MEROPS:MER0001645): MDAKDLTSRLKKGEVDLGTSIMAVKFDGGVVIGADSRTTMGAYIANRVTDKLTHISDRVYCCRSGSAADTQALADVVTYHLQLYNVTQGEQPSTSIAANLFQELIYQNKDRLSAGIIVAGWDKRHGGRVYNVPLGGGVFEQPWAIGGSGSTYIYGYCDSTWRPNWDQDQTLEFVKNALSLAMRRDGSSGGTIRMAVITEDGVQRHFIPGDKLPELAAMEV
- a CDS encoding uncharacterized protein (COG:S; EggNog:ENOG503P2G0); this translates as MGRIRKKESKRQSTKQRVKVQKKVKEHQRKQRRDAKRNPQWKSRRRQDPGIPNSFPYKEELLNEIDEKRRLAAEERMARPDVRDAEETDDMDDEAEVEEAVEEADEAPMHVPYAAMLRSPLNTLVANRDKVEALVFVLDARDPSTFRSAWLEQSMSKKSPALVYVLNKADLVPAEVLTAWLYRLLVQGHAAFPVCVPSAQWEESRGIDVLANFLQPLVKGAAVAVLGLQHVGKSAVATALQGTFEQRGGQEQVFDTPALVPSSSPLPVDDDDESEEEREDPALALAQMETARNKLRWILMRNQGKMQRFKDPSALVRVFLERAAHPEDLMLKYSIPAFGSFVPVPVTASDDAPVEDVLLEQSRRLDEKAQADTQQFLISVARSVGRLKRHGVPDATGAARILLRDWSQDGFGYYAKPLDSAKAVQAQGSKADKARWSEAEKKVAHLAGVVLPRRQWREQRSAHELRLTPLEHGPLEEEALSFAPLPEDEDEAETEEEDVPVYASDDEEEVEELIDADDDIKASDSDEEMDEPEPLTAKRNARANAPTKAKPKPGEAYDLNAYF
- a CDS encoding uncharacterized protein (COG:Z; EggNog:ENOG503Q52G) is translated as MSTPQRTPRQSFPRTISRQGATTPFKQRSWEIGDMVQLQGSELVGVLRYLGPVHGREGRFAGLELIGSSAGRGKNDGTIEGVQYFATVPNNGVFGPASKLVAASGTRPNSATARPPSSLSRSISRTEERPASAARGSLRPRYSGVPLPSPSAATPTRSLPRRSIGGAPLGTRTLNGPPLPRLSQASGQFAKPQTPLTSSVSRVMRRPTSAAAHVCPASSLRTSMLPPRANNFHFDEEPMPQQLKSADEELSGKRRTLLEQMSLDAGESQTEYTKLHVELTTAKKKIASLEDEHAKNMERELFAVREEHSEALRLQASEADARIQALELAVRDAQSAVPHADDLHAKMEQMITEWAQERDELLGNIEELKGAGQETISVYEHQLELAAKEQQGLRTHLQQLEAQLTDPQNQNKDTSLSATDIDMTSLREQVQHLTVKAERLEGELNEARFAAENDRAAHTSANQEHDTALRSLQEQVEKAKAEAQEHANATLNATDEIAKLHKVVEECKMALERERAEIETLRTVPSVDNSQEEIHALQANVARLTLELEQKAPAESNENALAKLHALESKHKEQTEAHAKEIAELEALVESRIFREDELETAMEQLRKERDVALAKAAK
- the NDE1 gene encoding NADH:ubiquinone oxidoreductase (COG:Z; EggNog:ENOG503NYEU), producing MGSPQRDFRDAGDEARHWKAQVRQMQEALHDAEAGLQEFMESSKELETELEADIAQSTKRAENLRAENESLRCDVDEWRSKYQKSITEHNSTLADMHRELAMLRESHNAYKSKLRDMELDNDELENAERMINTTLVDMEIRYNQAVERTAELESELQTKARLEEENQRLKDLVRDMQEEMDVLKDRTQTLHPHVHTEALTLGDLVVHRAPRRGVAKGGTLDRLREHMQQLQLRLQTAQSAPFASRAERSALPRPRSSLSASTNGAASPWRSTTPMGHAPMRPERPETPSALTRDERRKSNSFIPVPATGLARSQSRTRTSSRLSIAPETSPSAGMPYGFMGTDPAMSPVAATRRANLARRRSMGPTGVSKAALPSVRAPSPSKLRASPTKPGQVPWR
- the YAK1 gene encoding dual-specificity kinase (EggNog:ENOG503NTYA; COG:T); translated protein: MATGARVRAANKANTTKGHAIQDDEHAHSASDGSDHDVYLSPLKRNSGAASKQATATGWRDPFIDTNTVDPGFDADVEGNDAEADAEDSISHDEAHLESDSPRRTASAHSDAATSPVFSTASVHASSSSSSDMSRDGSPTHLLSDHRSSFTTGTQPSRTPSISTATTTATTVAPSQIAAQIKRPGQPQFEGFWQVRSMDDLRPMLDCSAIVMKQRRADPEGGFVSPLKALTSYLHHTYHLVNPSFVYELAFNPRRVLTKPSKPVYNDGHDNEESDYILYVNDWLGTEDGYRYLILDVLGQGTFGQVVKCQNMATHEIVAVKVIKNKTAYFNQSMMEVTILETLNQHWDPHDEHNILRLQHTFTHAKHLCLVFELLSSNLYELIKQNSFRGLSTSLVRVFITQLLDALVVLKDARLIHCDLKPENILLRTLEAPSIKLVDFGSACHEQQTVYTYIQSRFYRSPEVLLGLSYNSSIDMWSLGCIAAELFLGLPLFPGTSEYNQISRIVDMLGLPPDFMLENGRQSREFFNVHLDAYGRPNYAPKPMDQYSREHRVHEQASKQYFPGRTLPEIIRLAPLSRRSGRAADTDKEMANRAALTDFVAGLLNLDPIQRWTPQQARLHPFITGETFTGPFRPPHMSDPRLYPELPHAEAQVPSTGVPNAQEDTYYEFYGDSSHAYHNRPDAMAVHTGAPPQTYSNSIPNPHPAQAYPHGYPQQEHDAWTWSTATPLASNTATYNPTFAPNTGHFSVVMEPFAPEQRGTPRSGTIRRNSALNGANLLPVHSTPTHGEGTPLANTTPHASRHGPLPEAPHAIDSPTDAYQDEAAAMYMPRYRSTSQHSASLLPVYVKQVPR